Within Ovis aries strain OAR_USU_Benz2616 breed Rambouillet chromosome 3, ARS-UI_Ramb_v3.0, whole genome shotgun sequence, the genomic segment TGTATTTTTGACCCACTTTACTTCGAGAATTTGTTGTTGAACAATCCTCCTTATACTTTACATATGAAAGGACTTTGAAGTCAGATTTCCATAGGTCAATATGTCACAACCTGAAGGTCAAACCTTATGATTGTATatcaagaaacagaagagaaattagGGGGGTCTTTAACTTACTATTTCTCTGCTAAGAAAGTGTGATACTTTCTCTTTACTGAGGTGGTGGAAAAATGCCACTGAGCCAGTTTCTCTTCCGTATCAAACTCAATTCTTGGTTGGTACTTACCTCCCTATACATGGTAATACCATTCATCTTAGGGGTTTTTGCAGGGCAATACAGACAGACACTAACATATTCACCAAGAGAAAGGACTCACTTATATATGTCTGCTGCAATCAAAATGTGCTTCTTTCACTGTCCTTTCATTCCCAGCAGACAGGAGAGGAGCATGAAGAAGGAAAACCAGAGCAGCGTGTCTGAGTTCCTCCTTCTGGGGCTCCCCATCCAGCCAGAGCAGCAGGGCATATTCTTCACCCTGTTTCTGGCCGTGTACCTGACCACAGTTCTGGGCAACCTGCTCATCATCCTGCTCATCAGGCTGGATGCTcgcctccacacccccatgtacttcttcctcagccACTTGGCCCTCACTGACGTCTCCTTTTCATCTGTCACCGTCCCTAAAATGCTGATAAACATGCACACTCTGGATCAATCCATCCCCTATGCAGGATGCATAACACagatgtttttcttcctcttttttactGGTCTGGATGATTTCCTGCTCACCTCGATGGCCTATGATCGGtatgtggccatctgccaccCTCTCCACTACAGCACCGTCATGGGACAGGGGCTGTGCACCTTCCTAGTAAGTGTGTCCTGGATTCTTTCCTGTGCCAGTGCCCTGTGTCACACCCTCCTCCTGACCCAGCTGTCCTTTTGTGCTGACCACAGCATCCCCCATTTCTTCTGTGACCTTGATGCCCTGCTGAAGCTCTCCTGCTCAGACACATCCCTCAATGAGCTGGCCATTTTCACAGTAGGAGTGACCTGCATCGTCCTCCCACTAGTAAGCATCCTGATCTCTTATGGACGTATCGGGGCCACCATCCTGAAGGTCCCCTCCACCAAGGGGATCTGCAAAGCATTGTCCACATGTAGCTCCCACCTCTCTGTAGTGTCTCTGTATTATGGAACAATTATTGGACtgtattttttcccctcatccAGCACCTCCAGGGACAAGAGCACCGTTGCCTCTGTGATGTATACAGTGGTCACTCCACTACTGAACCCCTTCATTTATAGCCTCAGGAACAGGGACATGAAGGGTGCCCTGGAGAGACTCTTGCACAGGGCAAAACTCTTATCTCAATGACATTTGCTCATCTTTATAACAGCCATGAGTATTCACAAAACCTCAGATTCTACATCCCTAGATTTGATCCCAGCATGgaataagtactcagtaaatgtttgataGTTGAATTGTATTCCTTTACAATTATTGTATATTTCCTATCAGTTCATTAGCATAAATTATGAATTTTGAGTTCATGTTCTTGATTTTTGATCTTGTCTATAAGGCTGAGCATTTTTATAGCTGGTAGTACTTCATCTCTCCTCTTATTCCtaggaatttatttctttttaaaaatgtatttaattttttacttactttttattggaaaatcatcactttacaatattttgttggtttttgctataTAACAATGTGATTCAgctctaagtatacatatattatctctcttgatcctccctccccaccctccccatgcTTTGCAGCCCTCTAGGTcagtcaataacctcagatatgcagatgacaccacccttatggcagaaagtaaagaggaactaaaaagcctcttgatgaaggtgaaagtggagagtgaaaaagttggcttaaagctcaacattcagaaaatgaagatcatggcatccagtcccatcacttcatgggaaatagatggggaaacagtggaaacagtgtcagactttattttttggggctccagaatcactgcagatagtgattgcagccatgaaattaaaagatgcttacttcttggaagaaaagttatgaccaacctagacagcatattcaaaagcggagacgttgctttgctgactaaggtccatctagtcaaggctatggtttttcctgtgatcatgtatggatgtgagagttggactgtgaagaaggctgagcatcgaattggtgcttttgaactgtggtgttggagaaaactcttgagagtcccttggactgcaaggagatctaaccaatccattcagatcagccctgggatttctttggaaggaatgatgctaaagatgaaattccaatactttggccacctcatgcaaagagttgactcattggaaaagactctgatgctgggagggattaggggcaggaggagaaggggacgccagaggttgagatagctggatggcatcacggactcaatggatgtgagtttgagtgaactccgggagttggtgatggacagggaggcttttgtgctgcgattcatggggtcacaaagagtcagacacgattgagtgactgaactgaactgaggtcagtcaaggctatggttttccagtggtcatgtatggatgtgagagttgaactgtgaagaaagctgagtgccaaagaattgatgcttttcaactgtggtgctggagaagactcttgagggtcccttggaatgcaaggagatccaaccagaccatcctaacagagaccagtcctgggtgttcattggaaggactgatgctgaggctgaaactccaatacttggccccctcatgcaaagagttgactcattggaaaagaccctgatgctgggagggattggtggcaggaggaaaaggggacgccagaggatgagatgggtggatggcctcaccgactcgatgcacatgagtctgggtgaactctgggagttggtgatggacagggaggcctggcatgctgtgattcatggggttgcaaagagtcagacacaactgagcaactgaactgaactgaactgaactgtataaatGTCAATGGTACTCTCTCAGTTTTttccaccctttccttctcccttagCAAACTCggtgaaggacagagcagcctggtatgctgcagtccatgggcttgtaaAATGTCAGAGAAGAcctagtgactgaataacaacaactccACCTGCAACTGTGTCTAGAaattcattctctatgtctgcctcTCTATTCTTGCCTGTCAAATCGGTTCAtcactaccatttttctagacttcaTATATAGACATTaacaaacaatatatatttttctcttttctttgtatgTCAGACCCAGACAATATGTAGACCCATCCATGTCTCGGCAATGGCTCACTTTTGTTACGTTTTgtggctgtataatattccattgtatatatgtgccaccaCTTCTGTATCTATTCCTGTCATTGGACATTTACTACTGTGCATAAAAGAAacaactaatgagaatctactgtatagcacagggaaccctactcaaagCTCTGCGGTGGCCTAAAggggaaggaaattaaaaaaggaggggtatatgtatacatatggcagattcagttttctgaaaagagaaaataacacaacactgttatACAACTATAgttcagtaactttttttttttaatttttactttattttactttacaatactgtatttgttttgccatacattgacatgaatccaccatgggtgtacatgcgttcccaaacatgaacccccctcccacctccctccccataacatctctctgggtcatccctatgcaccagccccaagcatgctgtatcctgcatcggacatagactggcgattcgattcttacatggtagtatacatgtttcaatgccattcccccaaatcatcccaccctctccctctccctctgagtccaaaagtctgctatacacatctgtgtcttttttgctgtcttgcatacagggtcatcattgccatctttctaaattccatatatatgtgttagtatactgtattggtgtttttctttctggcttacttcactctgtataatcggctacagtttcatccatctcatcagaactgattcaaatgtgttcttttaatggctgagtaatactccattgtgtatatgtaccacagctttcttatccattcatctgctgatggacatctaggttgtttccatgtcctggctattataaacagtgctgcgatgaacattggggtatacttgtctctttcaatgtggcagagggagagggtgggatgatttgggagaatggcattgaaacatgtataatatcatatatgaaatgaatcgccagtccaggttcaatgcatgatactggatgcttggggctggtgcactgggatgacccagagggatggtacaggaagggaggagggagggggttcaggatggggaacacgtgtatacctgtggtggatttatgttgatgtatggcaaaagaaatacaatattgcaaagtaattaacctccaattaaagtaaaaatttatgttttaaaaaatagatgaacagtccaagtttgatgcatgaaacagggacTGAAAGTCAGTGCACTGGGCCAACTCAGAGgtatgggatggagagggagctgggaggggaattcaggatgggggacacatgtacacccacggctgattcatgtcaatgtatggcaaaaaacaccagaatattgtaaagtaattagcctccaattaaaataaataaattaatttttaaaaaacttctataAATATTCAATGGTAAGGACATAAAAAACAccccaaataaaatgttttaattttgttttcttgtatcTAATATCCATTTTAAAACCACAAACACCCCaataggaaaaagacaaatatattaacAGGATAATTTGAAGAATAATTACTCATagttaaaaatcaaatgaaaaaaaaaaagtagttgatCTTGCTAGTAACCAAaggcacacacagagaaaatgagattttCACATAGAAAATGAGATTATTCTGTACCAATGATATTGCTGATGATAAAATCAACAATGATACTGGGACAAATTACGgtggttaagagcatggactCAAGCCACtccatcctttcttccttttttccttcccctgTGCACACTCTTCATCTCTAGGTCTCCATCCAAGTTCTGATTTTCTACTTCTGTCTCCTTTCCAGTCTGCCAACACTACACCCCACACTATctgtctcaaaaaataaaaaaatgtggaCTCTAGCGTCATGGAGACCTagactggaattccatcctctCCATTTAGTTGGTCAAGTCATTatcttcctgggcctcagttttctcatctgtaaaatagggataacaaTAGTTTCTTTATCCTAATAAACTTGTATTACTTGAGATCATTTAATGAAAGTGTGCAGTAAGTactacagtatttttttaaagatattttatatggatgatttttaaagtctttatagaattttttacaatattgtttctgtttcatgctttCGTTTTTTGACCCCGAGGCTTgcgggatcttaactccccatcCAGGGagaaacccatgcctcctgcactggaaggtgaagttttaatcactgaatcaccagggaagtctcagtacTACTAGTATTAATGACAATACTGAAGATGTTACATCTTTGCCGTGGTTGTGTATCAGATATTATGGCTGGTGTGTTCTACATAGGCTGCCTTATGTAACTGAGAGTTTAGGACTTGAGGGAGCTGCTTCTTGGCATTACTCTGTTTAGAGAGGTAATACctaggtgtcactagtggtaaagaacccgcctcccaatgcaggaaacataagagatgcggattccatccctggattgggaagatcccctggaggagggcatggcaacccactacagtgttcttccTTGGATAATCCCATCatcagaggagcccggcaggctacagtctatttAGAGAAATCACCAGCAGGACCATTATACTTTAAGCTCTTAATGTCTCCCTCAATCCAGTTTAACCTAGAACCTGGTTAAACTGGCATTAAATGGTCCAGGACAGAGGCAAGAGTTCCCAGGAGGACTGCTGGTCAGGCTGGAGTGCACAGCATCCCAGCTAAAGGCCTCAGAATCTCACCCCCAAGTTCCCCATCTGAGAGCTTAACCCCTGGGAAAGAGATGCCCTCTATTCTCCCAGGACCTTGGCAGGGATGGCTAGAGAATAGGCTGCAAAGGGACACTGAGGTTGGCTCTAATGAGCACTTTGGGGATGATGTTCTAGGGATCTTTAAAACCCTAAGAAAAGCTCCTGTCTTCCCAGGTCTGAAAAATTCATTATACACTCTAGGTATTCCTGATGACTGCTGGACTCAATAGACCCCAGCTTTATAAGGTCAGAAAGGTCTCAGGGAGTTCCTTATTGTGAACTTCCCACACACAAGAGGGAACTGGAGAATCTGAATATGCTTGAAACCAATCCATGCTCTGATAGGTGAGAGAATCTGGATGGGTAGGGGACAAACACACATACTTGTACaaacacctccctccccagcccaaggACCAGGCAAAAGTTTCTAGGGTAGCCGATCTGAATGTCTGCCTAAGATTAGAAGCCTCTCTATAAACCAAGAACAAATGGAGTACTAATACAGTGGCAAAATCTAATAAGGTTAGGGAGGACATGAAATGACATCTTATACAAGCTTGCTCTAAATCCTAGGAGAACTGAAGATCAGAGTGGCCATTTCCAAGCCCAGAGAACCAGACACTGATTCCTTCTACCTTCCCTTTGATGAAAAGAAATATCAGAGAGTTAGACTACAAGTGTAGAGGGAAGGCACAGACActggagtcagacacacctgcTCCTGAGTCACATTCATTAGCTTTCTGATCTTGAGTACATCAAATATTTCTAAGACTCAATTGCACCATTTGCAGAATTGTGGAGGAGAATAATACCTACCAGACTCGAAAAAACAAAAGAGTGCCATCAAGTTCTCTGGAACATAGCAAGCATCTACAAAGAGGTACTGATCGTGCTTATGTCCAAGAGTCTAGGGGGAGAGAAATACCAGTTTTCAAATGTCTAGATGTGCAATAGGGGAAGAGTTcagggaaaaaggagagagagtgaTGAGGGTCAAGGGTGGGCAGCCCTGTCCTGTTTGTCTACTGTGGATGCAGAGAATGACACTCCCTGGCCTCAGCCCATATATCCATGTTCCTAGTAAGGTAAGAGTACAGAAAGTGGAGCTAAATAGGTGAGGTCAAGTTCTAGGGATTGAGGAGGCAAGTAGAAATAGATTATCTTGTCTATGGTGTATGTCAAGGGGTgggtgttgggggaggggcagcaaGGAAGATCATGTATTTCCTTTTTACTTGGTGAGCAAAAGTGACTTTTCCAACCTTGCCTTTAAGGATATGCTCAATTCTTATCCCTCCAATTGCCAACATGGACTTCTCTggtcaaactgatcactttcctgAGGACCCTACTATATACAGCTATGAAGACATGGTTCAGTTTGCATGGGTATTGGTTTGCCTGTTCTCTAAAGTTCCATGTGTATTTTCTCACATCATAATGACATCCAGAGATTCTCATGGGCAAGGtccacttctttttttcctggaacaGTTTGGGCTACACAGATATTATCTGTGAATTGACCTAATACTTAAATATTGACACGTGGAAGTGTTTTATCTGCATAGATAGCAAAACTACAAAGGATGGGAAAACGAAGCAGAGTGAACCAAACCACCCTTTCAGACTTCCTCCTTCTAGGGATCTCTGAGCGGCCA encodes:
- the LOC114114134 gene encoding olfactory receptor 1J4-like, whose protein sequence is MKKENQSSVSEFLLLGLPIQPEQQGIFFTLFLAVYLTTVLGNLLIILLIRLDARLHTPMYFFLSHLALTDVSFSSVTVPKMLINMHTLDQSIPYAGCITQMFFFLFFTGLDDFLLTSMAYDRYVAICHPLHYSTVMGQGLCTFLVSVSWILSCASALCHTLLLTQLSFCADHSIPHFFCDLDALLKLSCSDTSLNELAIFTVGVTCIVLPLVSILISYGRIGATILKVPSTKGICKALSTCSSHLSVVSLYYGTIIGLYFFPSSSTSRDKSTVASVMYTVVTPLLNPFIYSLRNRDMKGALERLLHRAKLLSQ